The Hymenobacter sp. DG01 genome has a segment encoding these proteins:
- a CDS encoding acyl-CoA dehydrogenase family protein encodes MSSQADVLSTKAQVQRNKGSLNAAGFTDYYDIDDLLTEEHKLIRQSIRDFVKKEISPNIERWAQQAHFPSEIVRKFGEVGAFGPTIPTEYGGGGLDYISYGLIMQEIERGDSGMRSTASVQGSLVMFPIYQYGSEEQRRKYLPKLASGEWLGCFGLTEPDHGSNPGGMVTTIKDQGDYYLLNGAKLWISNSPECQVAVVWAKDDNGRIRGVIVERGMEGFTTPEIHNKWSLRASTTGELVFDNVKVPKDNILPNIDGLKGPLSCLDSARYGIAWGALGAAIDCYESALKYSLQREQFGKPIAGFQLQQRKLAEMITEITKAQLMVWRLGMLKNEGKATSAQISMAKRNSVEIALDIAREARQIHGGMGITGEYPIMRHMMNLESVVTYEGTHDIHLLITGADITGIQAFK; translated from the coding sequence ATGTCTTCCCAAGCTGACGTTCTTTCCACCAAGGCTCAGGTGCAGCGCAACAAAGGCTCCCTGAACGCCGCCGGCTTCACCGATTACTACGACATCGACGACCTGCTGACCGAGGAGCACAAGCTCATCCGCCAGAGCATCCGCGACTTCGTGAAAAAGGAAATTTCGCCCAACATCGAGCGGTGGGCCCAGCAGGCGCATTTTCCTTCTGAAATTGTGCGCAAGTTTGGCGAGGTAGGTGCTTTCGGCCCCACCATTCCGACGGAGTACGGCGGCGGTGGGCTGGACTACATCAGCTACGGCCTGATTATGCAGGAAATTGAGCGCGGCGACTCCGGCATGCGCTCCACGGCCTCGGTGCAAGGCTCCCTGGTCATGTTTCCAATCTACCAATATGGTTCCGAGGAGCAGCGCCGCAAGTACCTGCCCAAGCTGGCTTCCGGCGAGTGGCTGGGCTGCTTCGGCCTGACGGAGCCCGACCACGGCTCCAACCCCGGCGGCATGGTCACCACCATTAAAGACCAGGGCGACTACTACCTGCTTAACGGGGCTAAACTCTGGATTTCGAACTCGCCGGAGTGCCAGGTGGCCGTGGTATGGGCCAAGGACGACAATGGCCGCATTCGGGGTGTGATTGTGGAGCGCGGCATGGAAGGCTTTACTACCCCCGAAATTCACAACAAGTGGAGCCTGCGCGCCAGCACCACCGGCGAGTTGGTGTTCGACAACGTGAAGGTGCCCAAGGACAACATCCTGCCCAACATCGACGGCCTGAAAGGTCCGCTCTCCTGCCTCGACTCGGCCCGCTACGGCATTGCCTGGGGTGCCCTGGGCGCAGCCATCGACTGCTATGAGTCGGCCCTGAAGTATTCCTTGCAGCGGGAGCAGTTCGGCAAGCCCATTGCCGGCTTCCAGCTCCAGCAGCGCAAGCTGGCCGAAATGATTACCGAAATTACCAAGGCCCAGCTGATGGTGTGGCGCCTGGGCATGCTCAAAAATGAGGGCAAAGCCACCTCGGCCCAAATCAGCATGGCGAAGCGCAACTCCGTGGAAATTGCCCTGGATATTGCCCGCGAGGCCCGTCAGATTCACGGCGGCATGGGCATCACGGGCGAGTACCCCATCATGCGCCACATGATGAACCTGGAATCGGTAGTGACCTACGAGGGCACCCACGACATCCATCTGCTCATTACCGGCGCCGATATTACCGGAATTCAGGCGTTCAAGTAA
- a CDS encoding rhodanese-like domain-containing protein — MLPELTPEDLHARLQHGEDIQLIDVRQPEEFAYCRIEGSQLIPLGELARRAEEIDPDRPTVLICHHGVRSMQALAYLQHRHELTNLLNLRGGIHAWSLRVDPSVAVY, encoded by the coding sequence ATGTTACCCGAACTCACTCCCGAAGACCTGCACGCCCGTCTCCAGCACGGCGAGGATATCCAGTTGATTGATGTGCGCCAGCCGGAGGAATTTGCCTACTGCCGCATTGAGGGCAGCCAGCTGATTCCGCTGGGCGAGCTGGCCCGCCGGGCCGAGGAAATTGACCCCGACCGGCCGACAGTGCTTATCTGCCACCACGGGGTGCGCTCCATGCAGGCCCTAGCCTACCTCCAGCATCGGCATGAGCTCACCAACCTGCTGAACCTGCGCGGCGGCATTCATGCCTGGAGCCTGCGGGTTGACCCTTCGGTGGCGGTTTATTAA
- a CDS encoding TonB-dependent receptor, which translates to MKNFLTTGTALLALSGPAWAQGPVSGTITDARTGAALPGATVLLDGTPSGATDANGAFRLPAVPAGAHELRVTFLGYEPLVQRLQGQPTEQRLSARLQAGGVLTGEALVTASRANNRTATAYTNLSKQDLQQRNFGQDLPYLLDQTPSVVVNSDAGAGVGYTDIRIRGTSNTGINMTINGVPLNDAESHGSFLVNLPDLASSISSLQVQRGVGTSQNGGAAFGASLNISTLEVRPEAYAETQNTFGSFNTWRNNVQFGTGLLGGHFTVDGRLSRVSSDGYVKRGASDLKSYYLAAGYQSKNTLLKFITFSGREKTYQSWNGVPEPALTGDRALLQQYIDNGELSPADAERALREGRRYSYYTYDNQTDNYQQNHYQLHLSQGLGESWNVGAALHLTRGLGYYESYRANRKLVEYGLPNLVLGDTTIKRSNLVDRKWLDNYFYGGTFALNYQPREGKLQATLGGAWNQFTNDHYGEVIWAQYASSGNTRQRYYFNDARKTDYNAYARATWQVLPRLGVYADMQVRHITYFIDGVEDDQNDVTTRARYTFFNPKAGATLTLGEGQQLYASYAVGQREPVRSDFTDRPAGDQSARAEHLQDFEGGYRLTLPTTSALGPVTAVRFEANYFYMKYRNQLVATGQLNDVGTALRTNAPRSYRTGLELTAAASASDKLSLSSTLTLSRNRILDFREVTYDADYNPITAAEGRTTTISYSPSVVSGHTLEGQPLRGLRLALLYKTVSRQYLDNSASEDRRLKPYQVLDFRARYSIRPQFVKEIELGLLVSNVLNRRYEANGYTYGYPGADGRQQTFNWYFPQATRNFLASVGVKF; encoded by the coding sequence TTGAAAAATTTCCTGACTACCGGAACGGCGCTACTGGCGCTATCCGGTCCGGCATGGGCGCAAGGTCCCGTGTCCGGAACCATTACCGATGCCCGCACGGGCGCAGCCCTGCCGGGTGCCACCGTCCTGCTCGACGGCACCCCCAGTGGCGCTACCGATGCCAACGGCGCTTTCCGGTTGCCCGCCGTGCCGGCCGGCGCGCACGAGCTGCGAGTTACCTTTCTGGGCTACGAGCCCCTGGTGCAGCGCCTCCAGGGCCAGCCCACTGAACAGCGCCTGAGTGCCCGCCTGCAGGCCGGGGGCGTGCTCACCGGCGAAGCCCTGGTAACGGCCTCCCGCGCCAACAACCGCACCGCTACGGCTTATACCAACCTAAGCAAGCAGGACCTGCAGCAGCGCAACTTCGGCCAGGATTTGCCCTACCTGCTCGACCAGACGCCCTCAGTGGTGGTGAACTCCGATGCCGGGGCCGGGGTAGGCTACACCGACATCCGCATCCGGGGCACCAGCAACACGGGCATTAACATGACCATCAACGGGGTGCCGCTTAACGATGCCGAGTCGCACGGCTCGTTTCTGGTGAACCTACCCGATCTGGCTTCTTCCATCAGCAGCCTGCAGGTGCAGCGGGGGGTAGGCACCAGCCAGAACGGTGGGGCCGCCTTCGGGGCCAGCCTCAACATCTCGACCCTGGAAGTGCGCCCCGAAGCCTACGCCGAAACCCAGAACACCTTCGGCTCCTTCAACACCTGGCGCAACAACGTGCAGTTTGGCACGGGCCTGCTGGGCGGGCACTTCACCGTCGATGGCCGCCTCTCGCGCGTCAGCTCCGACGGCTACGTGAAGCGCGGCGCCTCCGACCTGAAATCGTACTACCTCGCGGCCGGCTACCAGAGCAAGAATACGCTGCTGAAGTTCATTACTTTTTCGGGCCGCGAAAAAACCTACCAGTCGTGGAACGGAGTGCCGGAGCCTGCCCTTACCGGCGACCGGGCCCTGTTGCAGCAGTACATTGATAACGGCGAGCTGAGCCCGGCCGATGCGGAGCGCGCCCTGCGCGAGGGCCGCCGCTACAGCTACTACACCTACGACAACCAGACCGACAACTACCAGCAGAACCACTACCAGCTTCACCTCTCGCAAGGCCTGGGCGAAAGCTGGAACGTGGGTGCGGCCCTGCACCTGACGCGTGGCCTCGGCTACTACGAAAGCTACCGCGCCAACCGCAAGCTGGTGGAGTACGGACTGCCGAACCTGGTACTCGGCGACACCACCATCAAGCGCAGCAACCTGGTGGACCGCAAGTGGCTGGATAACTACTTTTACGGCGGCACCTTCGCCCTGAACTACCAGCCCCGTGAAGGCAAGCTGCAGGCTACCCTCGGCGGAGCCTGGAACCAGTTCACCAACGACCACTACGGCGAGGTTATCTGGGCGCAATACGCCTCCAGCGGCAACACCCGGCAGCGTTACTATTTCAACGACGCCCGCAAAACCGACTACAACGCCTACGCCCGCGCTACCTGGCAGGTGCTACCCCGGCTGGGCGTGTACGCCGATATGCAGGTGCGCCACATCACGTACTTTATTGATGGCGTGGAGGATGACCAGAACGACGTAACCACCCGCGCCCGCTACACCTTTTTCAATCCCAAAGCCGGCGCTACGCTGACCCTGGGCGAAGGGCAGCAGCTCTACGCCAGCTACGCCGTGGGCCAGCGTGAGCCCGTCCGTTCCGACTTCACCGACCGTCCGGCCGGCGACCAGAGTGCCCGGGCCGAGCACCTGCAGGATTTCGAGGGCGGCTACCGCCTGACGTTGCCCACTACCTCGGCGCTGGGCCCGGTTACGGCAGTGCGCTTCGAGGCCAACTACTTCTACATGAAGTACCGCAACCAGCTGGTGGCTACCGGCCAGCTCAACGATGTGGGCACGGCCCTGCGCACCAACGCCCCGCGCAGCTACCGCACCGGTTTGGAGCTGACGGCCGCGGCCTCGGCCAGTGACAAGCTGAGCCTGAGCAGCACGCTCACGCTCAGCCGCAACCGCATCCTCGATTTCCGGGAGGTAACCTACGATGCCGACTACAACCCCATTACGGCTGCCGAAGGCCGCACGACCACCATTTCCTACTCGCCTTCGGTGGTATCGGGTCATACGCTGGAGGGGCAGCCGTTGCGGGGCCTGCGCTTGGCGCTGCTCTACAAAACCGTCAGCCGCCAGTACCTCGACAACTCCGCCAGTGAGGACCGGCGCCTGAAGCCCTACCAAGTGCTGGATTTCCGGGCCCGCTACAGCATTCGGCCCCAGTTTGTGAAGGAGATTGAGCTGGGCCTGCTGGTAAGCAACGTGCTCAACCGGCGCTACGAGGCCAATGGCTACACCTACGGCTACCCCGGCGCCGATGGCCGCCAGCAAACCTTCAACTGGTATTTCCCGCAGGCCACCCGCAACTTCCTGGCCTCAGTGGGAGTGAAGTTTTAG
- a CDS encoding aldose 1-epimerase family protein — translation MTYYLENEQCRVGINSHGAELSSFVRKDLGNLEYIWSADPAHWSRHAPVLFPIVGRLPQDQYQHEGQTYNLSQHGFARDQEFTLHSHSGTAVAFELRATEESQIKFPFDFLLRITYRLAGPTLTIGWEVENPGTGELLFSIGAHPAFRCPLQEGETFEDYEFVFDQPTTAERYLLEGGLLTGQTEPLLQNQEALPLSYELFAQDALVLKHFDFTHVTLRSRRSGRSVRVRFDGFPYLGLWTKGPGAPFVCIEPWQGIASSTSGSPELADKEGILSLQPGQQFVSSYSITVE, via the coding sequence ATGACTTACTACCTCGAAAATGAACAGTGCCGCGTGGGGATAAACTCCCACGGGGCCGAGCTCAGCAGCTTCGTCCGCAAAGACCTCGGTAACCTGGAGTATATCTGGTCCGCCGATCCGGCCCACTGGAGTCGCCACGCCCCGGTGCTGTTTCCCATCGTCGGGCGCTTACCCCAGGACCAGTACCAGCATGAGGGCCAGACGTATAACCTGAGTCAGCACGGTTTCGCCCGCGACCAGGAGTTTACCCTGCACAGCCACTCGGGCACGGCCGTGGCCTTCGAGCTGCGCGCTACCGAGGAAAGCCAAATCAAATTTCCGTTTGATTTCCTGCTGCGCATTACCTACCGGTTGGCGGGACCCACCCTCACTATTGGTTGGGAAGTAGAAAACCCCGGCACCGGCGAGCTGCTGTTCAGCATTGGAGCCCACCCGGCTTTCCGCTGCCCTTTGCAGGAAGGCGAAACCTTTGAGGACTACGAGTTTGTTTTTGACCAGCCTACCACGGCGGAGCGCTACCTGCTGGAAGGCGGTTTGCTGACCGGCCAGACCGAGCCCCTGCTGCAAAATCAGGAAGCGCTACCCCTCAGCTACGAGCTTTTTGCCCAGGACGCCCTGGTGCTTAAGCATTTCGATTTCACCCACGTAACCCTGCGCAGCCGCCGCTCGGGCCGCTCCGTGCGCGTCCGCTTCGATGGGTTTCCCTACCTCGGCCTCTGGACCAAAGGCCCCGGTGCCCCGTTTGTGTGCATTGAGCCCTGGCAGGGCATTGCCAGTTCCACCAGCGGCTCCCCGGAGCTGGCCGATAAAGAAGGCATCCTGAGCCTGCAGCCGGGCCAGCAGTTTGTTTCTTCCTATAGCATCACCGTTGAGTAA
- a CDS encoding GNAT family N-acetyltransferase codes for MTSEITIRPIQAADTYPLRHEVLWPQESIDYVKLNQDEHGHHFGAFRNGKLVSVISLFIDGTVARFRKFATRPDCQGQGIGSQLLRQVLETARAKGAQRIWCDARAVNENFYRAFGLEPEGNRFYRGTIPYVRMAKDL; via the coding sequence ATGACCTCCGAGATTACCATCCGCCCCATTCAGGCGGCCGATACCTACCCCCTTCGTCACGAAGTGCTGTGGCCCCAGGAATCCATTGACTACGTGAAGCTAAACCAGGACGAGCACGGCCATCACTTCGGGGCCTTCCGCAACGGTAAGCTGGTTTCCGTTATTTCCCTGTTTATTGATGGCACCGTGGCCCGGTTCCGCAAGTTTGCTACCCGCCCCGACTGCCAGGGCCAGGGCATCGGCTCCCAGCTGCTGCGCCAGGTGCTGGAAACGGCCCGCGCCAAAGGGGCCCAGCGCATCTGGTGCGACGCCCGCGCCGTGAACGAGAACTTCTACCGCGCCTTTGGTCTGGAGCCCGAGGGCAACCGCTTCTACCGCGGCACCATTCCCTACGTGCGCATGGCCAAAGATTTGTAG
- a CDS encoding AAA family ATPase, whose product MLRVALTGPESTGKTTLSRLLAQHYHTTWAPEYARQYLKERGPHYTLTDLEAIARGQLEAEEAAVASAARMGQPLVFLDTDLLVIKIWAEHAFGHCPEWIRRQIEVQHYHLVLLLNVDLPWEPDPLREHPNHRQYFYELYQRELRDQFANFAEISGTPEQRLEAACFHVDALLGRTPSLCGLLTTPQGQPTK is encoded by the coding sequence ATGCTGCGAGTTGCCCTCACCGGGCCCGAATCGACGGGCAAAACCACCCTGAGCCGTTTGCTGGCCCAGCACTACCACACCACCTGGGCCCCCGAGTACGCCCGCCAGTACCTGAAGGAGCGCGGCCCACACTACACCCTGACCGACCTGGAAGCAATAGCCCGCGGGCAGTTGGAGGCCGAAGAGGCGGCCGTAGCGTCAGCGGCCCGCATGGGCCAGCCTCTGGTATTTCTCGATACGGATCTGCTGGTCATCAAAATATGGGCGGAGCACGCGTTCGGGCATTGCCCCGAGTGGATCAGGCGCCAGATTGAAGTGCAGCACTACCACTTGGTGCTGCTGCTGAACGTGGATTTGCCCTGGGAGCCCGACCCTTTGCGCGAGCACCCCAACCACCGGCAGTATTTCTATGAGCTGTACCAACGCGAACTACGCGACCAGTTTGCGAACTTTGCGGAAATCAGCGGCACCCCGGAGCAGCGGCTGGAAGCGGCCTGCTTTCACGTAGATGCGCTGCTGGGCCGTACCCCCTCCCTGTGTGGCCTCCTGACCACGCCCCAGGGGCAGCCCACCAAGTAA
- a CDS encoding type II toxin-antitoxin system VapC family toxin, with protein sequence MGAYHLNLSLASETGILVDSDVLIDVLRKVPAAAFVLQDAKQHAPLVISVISRMELIAGSINREGMLQVESLLRRFQLFGLSEEISRTADTLVTQYYLSHGLLIPDALIAATALIHNIPLLSKNQRDYRFISDLKLLEYPAAS encoded by the coding sequence ATGGGTGCCTACCATCTTAACCTCAGTCTGGCTTCTGAAACAGGTATTCTTGTTGATTCTGATGTCCTTATCGATGTCTTGCGAAAAGTGCCAGCTGCTGCTTTTGTGTTGCAAGACGCAAAGCAACATGCACCGTTAGTGATTAGTGTGATATCAAGGATGGAACTGATAGCCGGTAGCATCAATCGGGAGGGTATGCTGCAGGTAGAGAGCCTATTGCGTCGGTTCCAGCTATTCGGCCTGTCAGAGGAAATTTCGCGCACTGCGGATACGTTGGTGACGCAGTACTATCTCAGTCACGGGTTGCTGATACCTGATGCGCTTATAGCTGCAACGGCGCTAATACACAATATTCCTCTGCTTTCTAAAAATCAGCGCGACTACCGCTTTATATCAGATTTGAAACTGCTGGAATATCCAGCAGCATCTTAA
- the pnuC gene encoding nicotinamide riboside transporter PnuC — protein MLQSFYEFWTAAAGGSPLEWVAVLTGFACVWLAARESLWNFPVAILSCALFVVVYYQAKLYSDCGLQGAFILLSVYGWYEWLHGGQNRAELPVSRVRPWEWVGCLLFIAAFTVGFGYYLQTRTDAALPHWDSLTTAISLAAQYLLMRKRLENWWLWIVVDVMYVPILWYKQLYPTSALYALYLGLALYGFLEWRRTYRRQQALSSAYQPA, from the coding sequence GTGTTGCAATCCTTCTACGAGTTCTGGACCGCCGCTGCCGGAGGTAGTCCCCTGGAGTGGGTAGCCGTCCTGACGGGCTTTGCCTGCGTGTGGCTGGCGGCCCGCGAGTCGCTCTGGAATTTTCCGGTGGCCATTCTCAGCTGTGCGCTTTTTGTGGTGGTGTACTACCAGGCCAAGCTCTACTCCGACTGTGGCCTGCAGGGCGCCTTTATTCTGCTGAGCGTGTACGGCTGGTATGAGTGGCTGCACGGCGGCCAAAACCGGGCCGAGCTGCCCGTGTCGAGGGTGCGGCCGTGGGAGTGGGTGGGGTGCCTGCTGTTTATTGCCGCCTTCACCGTCGGCTTTGGCTATTATCTGCAAACCCGCACCGATGCGGCTCTCCCGCACTGGGACAGCCTCACCACGGCTATCAGCCTGGCGGCCCAGTACCTGCTCATGCGCAAGCGCCTGGAAAACTGGTGGCTCTGGATTGTGGTAGATGTGATGTACGTGCCCATTCTGTGGTACAAGCAGCTCTACCCCACCAGCGCGCTGTACGCCCTGTACCTGGGCCTGGCTCTGTACGGCTTCCTAGAGTGGCGCCGCACGTACCGGCGTCAGCAAGCCCTTTCTTCCGCGTATCAACCTGCCTGA
- the queG gene encoding tRNA epoxyqueuosine(34) reductase QueG: MLPNAHYTAFIKRRAAELGFIYCGISKAEFLEEEAPRLENWLNRQMNGKMAYMANHFDKRLDPRLLVDGAKSVISLLLNYYPPEEAQQPDDTLKVSKYAYGRDYHFVIKDKLKTLLQDMQEEIGEVGGRCFVDSAPVMDKAWAKKSGLGWVGKNTNLIRPGTGSFFFIAELIVDVELEYDGPIKDYCGTCTKCVDACPTQAITEPYVVDGSKCISYFTIELKDQIPREVEGKFGNWVFGCDICQDVCPWNRFSKPHQEPQFNAHPGLKDLTPGDWQEITHELFSELFRQSAVKRTGYAGLQRNIRFVLGEEPVTPASPAPDTEVPRM, encoded by the coding sequence ATGCTCCCTAACGCCCACTATACTGCTTTCATTAAACGCCGGGCGGCGGAGCTGGGCTTTATATACTGCGGCATCAGCAAGGCCGAGTTTTTAGAGGAAGAAGCGCCGCGCCTGGAAAACTGGCTAAACCGCCAGATGAACGGTAAAATGGCCTACATGGCCAACCACTTCGATAAGCGCCTCGACCCGCGCCTGTTGGTAGATGGGGCAAAGTCCGTCATTTCGCTGCTGCTGAATTACTACCCCCCCGAGGAAGCCCAACAGCCCGACGATACGCTCAAAGTCAGCAAGTACGCCTACGGCCGCGATTACCACTTTGTCATCAAGGACAAGCTCAAAACCTTGCTGCAGGATATGCAGGAGGAAATAGGGGAGGTAGGCGGGCGTTGCTTCGTGGACTCCGCTCCCGTGATGGACAAGGCCTGGGCCAAGAAGAGCGGTTTGGGCTGGGTAGGAAAAAACACGAACCTCATTCGGCCTGGCACTGGCTCCTTCTTTTTTATTGCCGAGCTGATTGTGGATGTGGAGCTGGAGTATGACGGTCCCATCAAAGACTACTGCGGTACCTGCACCAAGTGCGTGGATGCCTGCCCTACCCAGGCCATTACGGAGCCCTACGTGGTGGATGGCAGCAAGTGCATCAGCTACTTTACTATTGAGCTGAAAGACCAGATTCCGAGAGAAGTGGAGGGCAAGTTTGGTAACTGGGTGTTCGGCTGCGACATCTGCCAGGATGTGTGCCCTTGGAACCGCTTCTCCAAGCCTCATCAGGAGCCCCAGTTCAACGCCCACCCTGGCCTAAAAGACCTTACCCCCGGCGACTGGCAGGAAATCACCCACGAGCTGTTTTCGGAATTATTCCGGCAGTCGGCGGTAAAGCGCACTGGTTACGCGGGGCTGCAGCGCAACATCCGGTTTGTGCTGGGCGAGGAGCCAGTAACCCCAGCCTCCCCGGCCCCGGATACGGAGGTGCCGCGCATGTAG
- a CDS encoding ferritin-like domain-containing protein, whose protein sequence is MDFLNLLARLADLSSETEAGAAPRRTALSRLGQAGATLLPAVVAALPRPAAAGVLENNTVLDVLKLALTLEYLESEFYAQALALPNAAAFFGSADNRTAIQTVATHESQHVALLQRLLTQAGATVPTKPNFDFTGSKNGAQAALFPDVFTSFDTFLKVAQLLEDVGVRAYKGQVESVQQDSLLLGTLLQLHSTEGRHAAHIRGMRRQRGAVVKSWVSPSDAAITTAGSVPAKAYTGESSSAQYTPAPRLIPFDTTLPINVGTPALSKEALLAKVAEAFDEPINAATATELAQLFIY, encoded by the coding sequence ATGGACTTCCTGAATCTTCTGGCCCGACTCGCTGACCTTTCTTCTGAAACCGAAGCTGGGGCCGCCCCCCGCCGTACGGCCCTGTCCCGCCTGGGGCAGGCCGGGGCTACCCTGCTGCCGGCCGTAGTAGCGGCCCTGCCCCGCCCGGCGGCGGCCGGCGTGCTGGAAAACAACACGGTGCTCGATGTGCTGAAACTGGCTTTGACCCTGGAGTACCTGGAAAGCGAGTTTTACGCCCAGGCCCTGGCTCTGCCCAACGCGGCTGCCTTCTTCGGCTCGGCCGATAACCGTACGGCCATCCAGACCGTTGCCACCCACGAAAGCCAGCACGTAGCCCTGCTGCAGCGGCTGCTCACGCAGGCGGGCGCCACGGTTCCGACCAAGCCCAACTTCGATTTCACGGGCAGCAAAAACGGCGCCCAGGCGGCTCTGTTCCCGGATGTATTTACCAGCTTCGATACGTTTCTGAAGGTAGCCCAGCTGCTGGAAGATGTTGGTGTTCGGGCTTACAAGGGGCAGGTGGAGTCCGTGCAGCAGGATAGCCTGCTTCTGGGCACCCTGCTGCAGCTGCACTCCACTGAGGGCCGCCACGCCGCCCACATCCGCGGGATGCGCCGGCAGCGCGGCGCAGTAGTTAAAAGCTGGGTGAGTCCCTCCGACGCGGCCATTACCACTGCTGGCTCCGTGCCCGCCAAGGCCTACACCGGCGAGTCGAGCTCGGCTCAGTACACGCCGGCTCCCCGCCTGATTCCGTTTGACACTACCCTGCCCATTAATGTGGGCACCCCAGCCCTGAGCAAAGAAGCTCTGCTGGCTAAAGTAGCCGAGGCCTTCGACGAGCCCATTAACGCTGCCACGGCCACGGAGCTTGCTCAGCTATTCATCTACTAA
- a CDS encoding HIRAN domain-containing protein, which produces MPTAATSPLVLLECLVAGTTHREGLAEYEPRLQPGQELALRRESDSSYDDWAVRVYTAGPEGFWLGYLPEGRNETVARLLDAGYPLSGRLTHKAWEEDWLHLEIEVLLEK; this is translated from the coding sequence ATGCCCACTGCTGCTACATCCCCTTTGGTATTGCTTGAGTGCCTGGTAGCCGGCACCACCCACCGCGAAGGCCTGGCCGAATACGAGCCCCGCCTGCAACCCGGCCAGGAACTGGCACTCCGCCGCGAGTCCGACAGCTCTTACGACGACTGGGCTGTGCGCGTGTACACCGCGGGCCCCGAAGGCTTCTGGCTGGGCTACCTGCCCGAAGGCCGTAATGAAACCGTAGCGCGCCTGCTCGATGCCGGCTACCCCCTCAGCGGCCGCCTAACCCACAAAGCCTGGGAAGAAGACTGGCTCCACCTGGAAATTGAAGTGCTATTGGAGAAATAA
- the ruvB gene encoding Holliday junction branch migration DNA helicase RuvB produces the protein MREPYMTGGKDHMDATEKDIDKALRPLSFDDFTGQGKVVENLKVFVAAAKHRGEALDHVLLHGPPGLGKTTLSHIIANELESGIKMTSGPVLDKPSDLAGLLTNLEPNDVLFIDEIHRLNPVVEEYLYSAMEDYRIDIMLDSGPNARSVQISLSPFTLIGATTRSGMLTSPLRARFGISSRLEYYDSALLTSIVQRSAEILGTPIYEDAAFEIARRSRGTPRIANNLLRRTRDFAQIKGTGTITQEIAQFALNALDVDQNGLDEMDIRILSTIIDKFKGGPVGLGTIATACGDEAETIEEVYEPFLIQEGFIKRTSRGREATELAYQHLGRQMPQHLRGNTGTPGELFS, from the coding sequence ATGCGCGAACCGTATATGACTGGTGGTAAAGACCACATGGACGCCACCGAAAAAGACATCGACAAGGCCCTGCGGCCCCTTTCCTTCGATGACTTCACCGGCCAGGGCAAGGTAGTCGAAAACCTGAAGGTATTCGTGGCGGCCGCCAAGCACCGCGGCGAAGCTCTCGACCACGTTCTGTTGCACGGCCCTCCCGGCCTGGGCAAAACCACGCTTTCGCACATCATTGCCAACGAGCTGGAATCGGGCATCAAGATGACCTCCGGCCCGGTGCTCGACAAGCCCTCTGACCTGGCGGGCCTGCTCACCAATCTGGAGCCGAACGATGTGCTCTTCATCGACGAGATTCACCGTCTGAACCCCGTGGTGGAAGAGTACCTGTACTCGGCCATGGAGGACTACCGCATCGACATTATGCTTGATTCGGGTCCGAATGCGCGTTCGGTGCAGATTTCATTGTCGCCGTTTACCCTGATTGGCGCTACTACCCGCTCGGGCATGCTGACCTCGCCGTTGCGGGCCCGCTTTGGTATCAGCTCCCGCCTGGAGTACTATGATTCGGCCCTGCTGACCAGCATCGTGCAGCGCTCGGCCGAAATCCTGGGCACCCCCATTTATGAGGATGCCGCCTTCGAAATTGCCCGCCGCTCGCGCGGTACCCCGCGTATTGCCAACAACCTGCTGCGCCGCACCCGCGACTTCGCCCAGATCAAGGGAACCGGCACCATCACCCAGGAAATTGCCCAGTTTGCCCTCAACGCCCTCGACGTGGACCAGAACGGCCTCGACGAAATGGACATCCGCATTCTGAGCACGATTATCGATAAGTTCAAGGGTGGCCCCGTGGGCCTCGGCACCATTGCCACCGCCTGCGGCGACGAAGCTGAAACCATCGAGGAAGTGTACGAGCCCTTCTTGATCCAGGAAGGTTTCATCAAGCGCACCTCCCGCGGCCGCGAAGCCACTGAGCTAGCCTACCAGCACCTGGGCCGCCAAATGCCCCAGCACCTGCGAGGGAACACCGGTACGCCGGGTGAGCTGTTTAGTTAA